The window TAGTGCTTATTGGATTTTTTATAAATGCTGCTGTAGCTTTTGAAATATCTTTTTTCTCCTTTACCTAAAGATTTAATAAGATCAAAAATATCAGTACTTGGGTTTTTCATGTTAATTCAAAAGTTCACAAAAGTAAAAATAGTAATGCAAAAATACGCCATATCATAGTTTTTTGTTACTAAGTTAAAAATCATCTGAAACATTGATTTCTATTATGAAAAATATAATTAGTACTCCAATATATATCATTTATATCACTAATATATCAGGCACCCTTTTTTTGTTTATATGAAATTGCATATCTATTTTTACGCACATAAATAATATTTCACATAAACCAAAACAATGAAACAAATTATTACCCTCATAACAGTTGTATTTACAACTGTCATTTGCCCTCTTGCCTCATCCGTTTCTTTTGGGCAAAGCGTTGGAATCAATGCTACAGGCGCTACTCCTGCTGCATCTTCTATTTTAGATGTTAACAGTGCCAATAAAGGCGTACTCTTTCCAAGGGTGAGTTTAACATCCACTACCGATGTAGTTACCATTCCCGCCCCCAGCACGAGTTTGCTGGTATTTAATACCAATGCTGCCATGACAGGAGGTGCAATTGGATTCTGGTATTGGGATGGAACAAAGTGGGTGCCTATGGGCGGTTCGGGAGGAGTTCCTTCGGGAGTAATTTGCATGTGGAGTGGAACTATCGCTTCCATTCCCGCAGGTTGGGCTTTATGTGACGGCACTAACGGCACACCCAACTTGAATAACTACTTTATTAAGGGCACAACTGTTCAAGCGAACATGAATACAACCGGAGGAGCAAACGCCACGACTCTTGTTGCAGGTAACATTCCGTTACTTACTACCAGTAATCCGACAATTACTGAGAACCTGTATAGTGGTATTTTGCTATGGCAGCCTGGCTTTGGAGGATTTTGGGCAGGAAGCGGTGGCCCGGCAGCGGGAGTAACCTCTACGTTTCAACATACGCACACTGTAGGAAACGCATCTCCTACAGCAATTAATACTCAACCGCAGTATTATGTTTTGGCATTTATTATGAAATTATAATGCAATATCAGTTTGATAAAGTCAAATCAAACCCCACAATGAAAAAAATATTATTTGTTGCAGCAGTATTAATATCCTCGATTGCATATAGTCAAACAACTATAATAGATTCTATTTGGGTTGACAGTTTATACCGTTCCTATAAAATATATATTCCTTCTATATATAATCCGGCAAATCCCACCCCTCTGGTTTTTAATTTTCATGGTTACGGGGGAAATTACAATCAAACAGGAAATTTCAAACCAATTGCAGATACTGCGAATTTTATTATAGTGATGCCACAGGGAGATTCAGTGCCGCTCTTAACCTTATATTATCCCGGATGGAACAATTTTAACTCTGTGGCTGACTTTGATAAAGATAAAAATTTCATTTCCAATTTAATTGATACCCTGAAAACCCAACTTAATGTTGACTTAGACAGGGTATATGCAGCGGGCGGAAGCAATGGCGGATTCATGAGTTATGACCTTGCCTGTTTTCTTAGTTCGCGGTTTGCCGCCATTGCATCTGTTGTCGGAAGCATGACATCGCTTCATGTCAGTTCATGCAA is drawn from Bacteroidota bacterium and contains these coding sequences:
- a CDS encoding tail fiber protein codes for the protein MGGSGGVPSGVICMWSGTIASIPAGWALCDGTNGTPNLNNYFIKGTTVQANMNTTGGANATTLVAGNIPLLTTSNPTITENLYSGILLWQPGFGGFWAGSGGPAAGVTSTFQHTHTVGNASPTAINTQPQYYVLAFIMKL